Proteins from a genomic interval of Bradyrhizobium sp. CCGB01:
- a CDS encoding branched-chain amino acid ABC transporter permease yields MDLDALAGCLSSSSCLVTQTTSGLIIGMLLFLVAVGLTLIFGVLKVVNFSHGAFYMFGAYFAMTAYQLTGSFALAMLAGAAGTALLGLIFERVFMSRVYGADVLMQLLVCYAFVLIFDDVVRIIWGPEFKSMGMPAAFQVMPLFIAGGVVPPYYLLLIGVALVAAIVLGIGLSRSRIGKVIRAAAHNPGMVSALGINTGLIYGGVFALGGMLAGLAGALAAPVRSLTPGMGFSVLIESFIVTVIGGMGSILGALIGALLLGLIRSFGSLGFPLFTEGLMYLFMVIVLVSKPTGLFGKEAA; encoded by the coding sequence GTGGATCTCGACGCGCTTGCCGGCTGTCTCTCCAGTTCCTCCTGCCTGGTGACGCAAACCACCAGCGGCCTCATCATCGGCATGCTGCTTTTTCTGGTGGCGGTCGGGCTGACGCTGATCTTCGGCGTGCTCAAGGTCGTCAATTTCAGCCACGGCGCCTTCTACATGTTCGGCGCCTATTTTGCGATGACGGCCTATCAGCTCACGGGAAGCTTCGCGCTCGCGATGCTCGCGGGAGCGGCGGGCACCGCGCTCCTCGGCCTGATCTTCGAACGTGTCTTCATGAGCCGCGTCTATGGCGCCGACGTGCTGATGCAGCTGCTCGTCTGCTACGCCTTCGTGCTGATCTTCGACGATGTCGTGCGCATCATCTGGGGGCCGGAATTCAAGTCGATGGGCATGCCCGCGGCATTCCAGGTGATGCCGCTGTTCATCGCCGGCGGCGTCGTGCCGCCTTATTACCTGCTGCTGATCGGCGTCGCGCTCGTCGCTGCGATCGTGCTCGGCATCGGGCTCTCGCGCAGCCGTATCGGCAAGGTGATCCGGGCGGCGGCACACAATCCCGGCATGGTCTCGGCGCTCGGCATCAACACCGGCCTGATCTACGGCGGGGTGTTCGCGCTCGGCGGCATGCTGGCGGGACTTGCCGGCGCGCTCGCGGCGCCGGTGCGCTCGCTCACGCCCGGCATGGGTTTTTCGGTGCTGATCGAATCCTTCATCGTCACCGTGATCGGCGGCATGGGCTCGATCCTGGGCGCGCTGATCGGCGCACTGCTGCTCGGCCTGATCCGCTCGTTCGGCTCGCTCGGCTTTCCCCTGTTCACGGAGGGCCTGATGTACCTGTTCATGGTGATCGTGCTGGTCTCCAAGCCCACCGGCCTGTTCGGCAAGGAGGCGGCATGA
- a CDS encoding ABC transporter substrate-binding protein, with product MTRTRTPGISRRSTLALMGAGAMSVAAPWVARAQAKTIKIGMPTILSGRVAQLGTSSRNAVMLEVDKVNAAGGLAGRQIEMVIRDSKGQPQEAARVARELVNTDGCEWLIDGEASSGSFAVHEVARDLGVLCVHTCSEASSLTADPKQHIPNAFRCVRQGIHDSIVGGSYAASISKAKGLKKWATCSPDYAYGRDTTGEFTLYLKRFAPDVEVISESWPKLFQPDYTEVVTKILQAKPQALYSCLWGGDLTSYIDQANIYAMFSQMEVFAVNMADYTALTVVKNLPKGIHSGNRYIKTFPTTPENAAWGDAYKAKYNEYPTNWSWQNATAVMFLSEAAKKANSTDGKKIAEVLKGLTIKCPFGADGTVTMRGDDHTLVGYAIGWGTTIPQEPYVPEVKAGDWKTIFELEAEWKKSKGYT from the coding sequence ATGACGAGAACCCGCACGCCGGGCATCAGCCGCCGTTCAACACTGGCGCTGATGGGCGCCGGTGCGATGAGTGTTGCCGCGCCGTGGGTGGCACGTGCCCAAGCCAAGACGATCAAGATCGGCATGCCGACGATTCTGTCGGGCCGCGTCGCACAGCTCGGCACGTCGTCGCGCAATGCCGTGATGCTCGAGGTCGACAAGGTCAACGCCGCCGGCGGTCTTGCCGGCCGGCAGATCGAGATGGTGATCCGGGATTCCAAGGGCCAGCCGCAGGAAGCCGCTCGCGTCGCGCGCGAACTCGTCAACACCGACGGCTGCGAATGGCTGATCGACGGCGAGGCGTCGTCCGGATCGTTCGCCGTGCACGAAGTGGCGCGTGATCTTGGCGTACTCTGCGTCCACACCTGCTCGGAAGCGTCCTCGCTGACGGCCGATCCGAAGCAGCACATCCCGAACGCGTTCCGCTGCGTCCGCCAGGGCATCCACGATTCCATCGTCGGCGGCAGCTACGCCGCTTCGATCTCGAAGGCCAAGGGCCTGAAGAAATGGGCGACCTGCTCGCCGGACTATGCCTACGGACGTGACACCACCGGCGAATTCACGCTGTACCTGAAGCGCTTTGCGCCTGACGTCGAGGTGATCAGCGAATCCTGGCCAAAGCTGTTCCAGCCCGACTACACCGAAGTGGTGACGAAGATTCTGCAGGCCAAGCCGCAGGCGCTGTACTCCTGCCTGTGGGGCGGCGATCTCACCTCCTACATCGACCAGGCCAACATCTACGCGATGTTCAGCCAGATGGAGGTGTTCGCAGTCAACATGGCCGACTACACCGCGCTCACGGTGGTCAAGAACCTGCCGAAGGGTATCCACTCCGGCAACCGCTACATCAAGACGTTCCCGACCACGCCGGAGAACGCCGCCTGGGGCGATGCCTACAAGGCCAAGTACAACGAATATCCGACCAACTGGTCATGGCAGAACGCGACCGCGGTGATGTTCCTGAGCGAGGCCGCGAAGAAGGCGAACTCCACCGACGGCAAGAAGATCGCAGAAGTCCTGAAGGGCCTCACCATCAAGTGCCCGTTCGGCGCCGACGGCACTGTGACGATGCGCGGCGACGATCACACGCTGGTCGGCTACGCCATCGGCTGGGGCACCACGATCCCGCAGGAGCCGTATGTGCCCGAAGTCAAGGCCGGCGACTGGAAGACCATCTTCGAACTCGAAGCCGAGTGGAAGAAGAGCAAGGGCTACACCTGA
- a CDS encoding ABC transporter ATP-binding protein — protein MLEIRNLAKSFGGVKATNDVSLDFPDGSLTAVIGPNGAGKSTFFNLITGALSPDSGQVLLDGIDLAGRSPPEIVRHGIGRAFQVASIFKSLTVQETMLAAVSADQRSSAVLHKRFPLAETRDRAEHVMELLGLAGKRNRTAATLSHGDQKLLDIALALVLEPKVLLLDEPTAGMGPEERWRMIDKVRELWDTQKITVVFIEHDMDIVFKIAPKIVVLCYGRILATGTPDEIRSNSAVIDAYLGTEHAGAAA, from the coding sequence ATGCTCGAGATCCGCAACCTCGCAAAATCCTTCGGCGGCGTGAAGGCAACCAACGATGTCTCGCTGGATTTCCCCGACGGCTCGCTCACCGCGGTGATCGGCCCCAACGGTGCCGGCAAGAGCACGTTCTTCAACCTGATCACCGGTGCCTTGAGTCCGGATTCAGGCCAGGTGCTGCTCGACGGTATCGATCTGGCCGGCCGCTCGCCGCCGGAAATCGTGCGTCACGGCATCGGCCGCGCCTTCCAGGTGGCGAGCATCTTCAAATCGTTGACGGTGCAGGAGACCATGCTTGCCGCCGTCAGCGCCGACCAGCGCTCCTCGGCGGTGCTGCACAAGCGCTTTCCGCTGGCTGAGACGCGAGACCGCGCCGAGCATGTGATGGAGCTGCTGGGTCTTGCCGGCAAGCGTAACCGCACGGCGGCGACGCTCTCGCACGGCGACCAGAAACTCCTCGATATCGCGCTCGCTCTGGTGCTCGAACCAAAGGTGCTGCTGCTGGACGAACCGACCGCCGGCATGGGTCCGGAAGAGCGCTGGCGCATGATCGACAAGGTGCGCGAGCTCTGGGACACCCAGAAGATCACGGTCGTCTTCATCGAGCACGACATGGATATCGTGTTCAAGATCGCTCCAAAGATCGTCGTGCTCTGCTACGGCCGCATCCTGGCAACCGGCACGCCCGACGAGATCCGGAGCAACAGCGCGGTGATCGACGCCTATCTCGGCACCGAACATGCGGGAGCCGCCGCATGA
- a CDS encoding Lrp/AsnC family transcriptional regulator translates to MALDRKDLAILAELTTNARASHTDLANKVGLSSTALARRQKALEDDGYIQAYQAALDLAQFGLTTTVLVRIALESQSDEALKAFETEVVKCPSVVRCFLMSGTDDYILIVLARDIQDFERIHRTELSRLPRVARVQSSFALREIVNRAVPTVVFGEAKR, encoded by the coding sequence TTGGCCCTCGACCGGAAAGACCTCGCCATCCTCGCGGAACTCACCACCAATGCGCGGGCCAGCCACACCGACCTCGCCAACAAGGTCGGGCTCTCGAGCACGGCGCTGGCGCGGCGGCAGAAGGCACTGGAGGACGACGGCTACATCCAGGCCTACCAGGCTGCGCTCGATCTCGCGCAATTCGGCCTCACCACGACCGTGCTGGTCCGCATCGCTTTGGAGAGCCAGAGCGACGAGGCGCTGAAGGCGTTCGAGACCGAGGTGGTGAAATGCCCCTCCGTCGTGCGCTGTTTCCTGATGTCCGGCACCGACGACTACATCCTGATCGTGCTCGCCCGAGACATCCAGGATTTCGAGCGTATCCATCGCACCGAGCTGTCGCGCCTGCCGCGCGTCGCCCGGGTGCAATCGAGCTTTGCGCTGCGCGAGATCGTCAACCGCGCGGTGCCGACGGTGGTGTTCGGCGAGGCGAAACGGTAG
- the ald gene encoding alanine dehydrogenase codes for MRVGVPREIKVQEYRVGLTPGAVREYVAAGHQVTVETGAGSGIGASDDVYRRAGAAIAENARDIFATSEMIVKVKEPQKSEWVQLREGQILFTYLHLAPDPEQAKGLLASGCTAIAYETVTDAAGHLPLLAPMSEVAGRLAIEAAGAALKRSAGGRGLLLGGVPGVQPARVVVLGGGVVGTQAARMAAGLGAEVTVIDRSIPRLRQLDDLFIGRVRTRFSTIESVEQEVFAADVVIGAVLVPGASAPKLVTRAMLTSMLPGAVLVDVAIDQGGCFETSHPTTHTDPTYEVDGVVHYCVANMPGAVPVTSSQALNNATLPFGLSLANKGFAAVLENPHLRNGLNVHRGRVTNKAVAESLGMDFAPVESGLAA; via the coding sequence ATGCGCGTCGGTGTGCCCAGGGAGATCAAGGTGCAGGAATATCGCGTCGGGCTGACGCCGGGCGCCGTCCGCGAATATGTGGCGGCCGGGCATCAGGTGACGGTCGAGACCGGTGCCGGTAGCGGCATTGGTGCGTCCGACGACGTCTATCGGCGGGCAGGGGCCGCGATTGCCGAGAACGCACGCGATATCTTCGCGACCTCCGAGATGATCGTGAAGGTGAAGGAGCCGCAGAAAAGCGAATGGGTCCAGCTCCGCGAAGGCCAGATACTGTTTACTTACCTTCATCTTGCGCCGGATCCGGAACAGGCCAAGGGCCTGCTCGCTTCCGGTTGCACTGCGATCGCCTATGAAACCGTCACCGACGCGGCCGGTCACCTCCCCCTGCTTGCGCCGATGAGCGAAGTCGCCGGCCGCCTCGCTATCGAGGCCGCCGGCGCCGCGCTCAAGCGATCGGCTGGCGGCCGCGGGCTGCTGCTCGGCGGCGTGCCCGGTGTGCAGCCGGCTCGGGTCGTCGTGCTCGGCGGCGGCGTGGTCGGGACGCAGGCCGCGCGCATGGCCGCTGGCCTTGGCGCGGAAGTCACGGTGATCGACCGCTCGATTCCGCGCCTGCGCCAACTGGATGATCTCTTTATCGGTCGCGTGCGCACCCGCTTCTCGACGATCGAGTCGGTCGAGCAGGAAGTGTTTGCCGCCGACGTCGTGATCGGCGCGGTACTGGTGCCGGGCGCCAGCGCGCCGAAGCTCGTTACGCGCGCGATGCTGACATCGATGCTGCCGGGCGCCGTGCTGGTCGACGTCGCCATCGACCAGGGCGGCTGTTTCGAAACCTCGCATCCGACCACGCATACCGATCCAACCTATGAGGTCGACGGCGTCGTGCATTATTGCGTCGCCAACATGCCGGGCGCGGTGCCGGTGACGTCCAGCCAGGCCCTGAACAATGCGACGCTGCCGTTCGGCCTGTCGCTCGCGAACAAGGGTTTTGCTGCGGTGCTGGAGAACCCGCATTTGCGCAACGGGCTGAACGTGCATCGCGGCCGCGTCACCAACAAGGCGGTGGCGGAAAGCCTCGGGATGGATTTTGCGCCGGTGGAGAGCGGGCTGGCGGCGTAA
- a CDS encoding 2-hydroxychromene-2-carboxylate isomerase: MPKPVVRIYTDYKSPYAFVANKRLFKLEETHGVELEWLPYTLRVAEFMGTVEERTPHFWRKVRYAYMDARRHANAQGLVMKGPRRIYDAFYSSVGMLFAQSHGFFRAYHDTVFRKFWSHELEIDDLAAVTDVITSCGGSASEFEAYVTGPARDEHDRIILDAEALGVFGVPTMVFNGELFWGGDRIDMLIERIEKPETIAAALGSRHRKPA; this comes from the coding sequence ATGCCCAAGCCAGTCGTCCGCATCTACACCGACTACAAGAGCCCTTACGCCTTTGTCGCCAACAAGCGCCTGTTCAAGCTCGAGGAGACGCATGGCGTCGAGCTCGAGTGGCTGCCCTATACGCTGCGCGTCGCCGAATTCATGGGGACGGTCGAGGAGCGCACGCCGCATTTCTGGCGCAAGGTGCGCTACGCCTATATGGACGCGCGGCGCCATGCCAATGCGCAGGGGCTCGTCATGAAGGGGCCGCGGCGGATCTACGACGCCTTTTACTCCAGCGTCGGAATGCTGTTCGCACAATCCCACGGCTTCTTCCGCGCCTACCATGACACGGTGTTCCGCAAGTTCTGGAGCCACGAGCTGGAGATCGACGATCTCGCCGCGGTCACCGATGTCATTACGTCGTGCGGCGGCTCGGCGAGCGAGTTCGAAGCCTACGTTACCGGCCCTGCCCGCGACGAGCATGACCGCATCATCCTTGATGCCGAGGCGCTCGGAGTGTTCGGCGTGCCGACCATGGTGTTCAACGGCGAGCTGTTCTGGGGCGGCGACCGCATCGACATGCTGATCGAGCGGATCGAGAAGCCCGAGACCATCGCGGCCGCGCTCGGCAGCCGCCACCGCAAGCCGGCATAA
- a CDS encoding AMP-binding protein, with translation MINLSSFIAFHARRTPERPALKYRGEEISYAVFDARIRHAAGWLASQGIGAGDVVAVLMKNSAAFLELVFATSHLGAVFLPINFRLSRDEVGYIAENAGARLLIVDEELAANAAGARIVVLNEAAQHSIAPLASDAAPAPMHVRQPSDLMRLMYTSGTTGRPKGVMLTYDNFYWKSADQTIALGLGADTRLLVVGPLYHVGALDLPGIAVLWHGGFIHIERNFEPETALAAIAEDELNAAWFAPVMTTAMLTCPTRDRYDVSSLKWAIGGGEKTPELRIRAFSEFFRNARYIDAYGLTETVGGDTFMEAGREIEKIGSTGRAIAHVEIEIRDEDGKKLPPNVNGEICLRGPKITRGYWKDPEKTASAFFGDWFRSGDVGYLDDDGFLYLTDRKKDMIISGGENIASSEIERVIYDLPEVREVAVIGLRDARWGERPVAIVVLAEGARLELPALTEHCRARLASFKVPKELVIRDSLPRNPSGKILKRVLRAELEMPE, from the coding sequence ATGATCAACCTTTCGAGCTTCATCGCATTCCATGCCCGCCGCACGCCGGAGCGGCCCGCGCTGAAATACCGCGGCGAGGAGATCTCCTATGCCGTCTTCGACGCGCGCATCCGGCACGCGGCCGGCTGGCTCGCATCGCAGGGCATCGGCGCCGGCGATGTCGTGGCGGTGCTGATGAAGAACAGCGCGGCATTCCTGGAGCTGGTCTTCGCGACCAGCCATCTCGGCGCGGTGTTTTTGCCGATCAACTTCCGCCTCTCGCGCGATGAAGTCGGCTACATCGCCGAAAATGCCGGCGCGCGGCTTTTGATTGTCGATGAAGAACTCGCTGCGAATGCAGCGGGCGCCAGGATTGTCGTGCTGAACGAAGCCGCGCAGCACAGCATCGCGCCGCTCGCGAGCGATGCAGCGCCCGCGCCGATGCATGTCCGCCAGCCATCCGACCTGATGCGGCTGATGTACACCTCGGGCACGACCGGCCGCCCCAAGGGCGTGATGCTCACCTACGATAATTTCTACTGGAAGTCGGCCGACCAGACCATCGCCCTTGGCCTCGGCGCCGACACGCGGCTTCTCGTCGTCGGCCCGCTCTATCACGTCGGCGCGCTCGACCTGCCCGGCATCGCCGTGCTCTGGCATGGCGGCTTCATTCACATCGAACGCAATTTCGAGCCGGAGACGGCGCTTGCGGCCATCGCGGAAGACGAGCTCAACGCCGCCTGGTTTGCGCCTGTGATGACCACCGCGATGCTCACCTGCCCCACGCGCGACCGCTACGACGTCTCAAGCCTGAAATGGGCGATCGGCGGCGGCGAGAAGACGCCGGAGCTGCGTATCCGCGCCTTCTCCGAATTCTTCCGCAATGCGCGCTACATCGATGCCTATGGCCTCACCGAGACCGTTGGCGGCGACACTTTCATGGAGGCTGGCCGCGAGATCGAGAAGATCGGCTCGACCGGGCGCGCCATCGCCCATGTCGAGATCGAGATCCGCGACGAGGACGGCAAAAAGCTGCCGCCGAATGTCAATGGCGAGATCTGCCTGCGCGGGCCGAAGATCACGCGTGGCTACTGGAAGGATCCTGAGAAGACCGCCTCCGCGTTCTTCGGCGACTGGTTCCGCAGCGGCGATGTCGGCTATCTCGACGACGACGGCTTTCTGTACCTGACCGACCGCAAGAAGGACATGATCATCTCCGGCGGCGAGAACATCGCCTCCTCCGAGATCGAGCGCGTCATCTACGACCTGCCTGAGGTGCGTGAGGTCGCCGTCATCGGCCTGCGTGATGCGCGCTGGGGCGAGCGGCCGGTCGCCATCGTCGTGCTCGCCGAAGGCGCGAGGCTCGAGCTCCCTGCCCTCACCGAGCACTGCCGTGCGCGACTGGCGAGCTTCAAGGTGCCGAAGGAGCTCGTCATCCGCGACAGCCTGCCCCGCAACCCCTCGGGAAAGATTCTCAAGCGCGTGCTGCGCGCCGAGCTGGAGATGCCTGAATGA
- a CDS encoding NAD(P)/FAD-dependent oxidoreductase — protein sequence MNIASPQRPLDLASAIAEADIRCLLMVLVHMTGDERWLAPPYLPKRDIRLIPDPEAGVPREVQDEIRAAVVKLFADGTPKPVISDPGEDLLLKMMRACLGENVAPEYAPLMREEMGFVPREPRWTKRPSDEKLAGQHILIVGAGVCAIALGAALGHLGIPYTIIEKNDELGGTWWINRYPGCGVDTPNHSYSYSFGSGNAWTRYFCQREELLGYLLKVADEYGIRKHLRVNTELKSSRWDEGKRRWISTLKTRNGEETFESTALVSAIGQLNDPSRARFKGEESFKGTILHSALWSGEIDIDGKHVAVIGTGATSMQLVPSIAGHVASVTVYQRSAQWARPVQGYSDPITEGARWLLAHLPFYVQWYRFNMFWRYGDGLLPFLRKDPAWPHPERAVNKGNDRHRQELTDFILSELKDRPDLIEKCVPTYPPYGKRILLDNNWFKTLTRDNVELVTDTIGHFDQSGIVTADGKHRPADIIVVATGFKVTEMAARLNISGRESKDLREAWANDNPTAYLGLTVPGFPNFFCMLGPNSGPAHGGSVIFQSECQSRYISACLADMIEHDVAAIDVRQDVLDDYVRKVDAEHETMIWTHPGMSTYYRNSSGRVFSAMPWRFVDYWRMTHDPDLGQYRLTKA from the coding sequence ATGAACATCGCATCTCCTCAAAGGCCGCTCGACCTCGCCTCGGCAATCGCGGAAGCCGACATCCGCTGCCTGCTGATGGTGCTGGTGCACATGACGGGCGACGAGCGCTGGCTCGCGCCGCCGTACCTGCCCAAGCGCGACATCCGCCTCATCCCCGACCCCGAGGCCGGCGTGCCCCGGGAAGTCCAGGACGAGATCCGCGCCGCGGTGGTCAAGCTGTTTGCCGACGGCACGCCAAAACCCGTCATCAGCGATCCCGGCGAGGACCTGCTGCTGAAGATGATGCGCGCGTGCCTCGGCGAGAACGTCGCACCCGAATATGCGCCCTTGATGCGCGAAGAGATGGGCTTTGTGCCGCGCGAGCCGCGCTGGACCAAGCGTCCCTCGGACGAGAAGCTCGCCGGCCAGCACATCCTGATCGTCGGCGCCGGCGTTTGCGCCATCGCGCTCGGCGCGGCACTCGGCCATCTCGGCATCCCCTACACCATCATCGAGAAGAATGACGAGCTTGGCGGCACCTGGTGGATCAACCGCTATCCCGGCTGCGGCGTCGATACGCCGAACCACTCGTATTCGTATTCGTTCGGCTCGGGAAATGCATGGACGCGCTATTTCTGCCAGCGCGAAGAACTGCTCGGCTACCTGCTGAAGGTCGCGGACGAATACGGCATCCGCAAGCATCTGCGTGTGAATACCGAACTGAAATCATCGCGCTGGGATGAAGGCAAGCGGCGCTGGATCTCGACGCTCAAGACCAGGAACGGCGAAGAGACCTTCGAATCCACCGCGCTGGTCTCGGCCATCGGCCAGCTCAACGATCCCTCCCGCGCACGCTTCAAGGGCGAAGAGAGTTTCAAGGGAACGATCCTGCACTCGGCACTGTGGTCCGGCGAGATCGATATCGACGGCAAGCATGTCGCCGTGATCGGCACCGGCGCGACGTCGATGCAGCTCGTTCCGTCCATTGCCGGCCACGTTGCCTCGGTCACGGTCTATCAGCGCAGCGCGCAATGGGCGCGGCCGGTGCAGGGTTATTCCGATCCGATCACGGAGGGCGCGCGCTGGCTGCTCGCTCATCTGCCGTTCTATGTGCAATGGTACCGTTTCAACATGTTCTGGCGTTACGGCGACGGCCTGCTGCCCTTCCTGCGCAAGGATCCGGCCTGGCCGCACCCGGAGCGCGCCGTCAACAAGGGCAATGACCGGCACCGTCAGGAGCTCACCGATTTCATCCTGTCCGAGTTGAAGGACCGGCCCGACCTGATCGAGAAATGCGTGCCGACCTATCCGCCCTATGGCAAACGCATCCTGCTCGACAACAACTGGTTCAAGACGTTGACGCGGGACAATGTCGAGCTCGTCACCGACACGATCGGTCATTTCGATCAGAGCGGCATCGTCACCGCGGATGGCAAGCACCGCCCCGCCGACATCATCGTGGTCGCGACCGGCTTCAAGGTGACGGAGATGGCCGCGCGCCTCAATATCAGCGGGCGCGAGAGCAAGGATCTGCGCGAAGCCTGGGCCAACGACAATCCGACCGCGTATCTCGGCCTCACCGTGCCTGGTTTCCCCAACTTCTTCTGCATGCTCGGCCCGAACTCCGGGCCCGCCCACGGCGGCAGCGTCATCTTCCAGTCGGAATGCCAGAGCCGCTACATCTCCGCTTGTCTCGCCGACATGATCGAGCACGATGTCGCGGCCATCGACGTCCGCCAGGACGTGCTCGACGACTACGTCCGCAAGGTCGATGCCGAGCACGAGACCATGATCTGGACCCATCCGGGCATGAGCACCTACTATCGCAATTCAAGCGGCCGCGTGTTTTCGGCGATGCCGTGGCGGTTCGTGGACTACTGGCGCATGACGCACGATCCCGATCTGGGGCAGTACAGGCTGACGAAGGCGTGA
- a CDS encoding TetR/AcrR family transcriptional regulator codes for MTQANAKVTKLNRVERNAWTKQKIFDAATKVVGKHGYAEASVARITEEAGVAQGTFYNHFENRQELLDQLLPKIGLDMVEFIRARTGTADAARQEIARFSAFFDFIREVPEFLRILNEAEFFAPIGYQKHLDNISVAYVRILRRARRSGAIADYSDEEFEAIVHMLMGSRGYLSRRYSYSEGGVTAVPDHVISAYRKLMTRGLFSASGDQDTP; via the coding sequence ATGACGCAAGCCAACGCCAAGGTCACAAAACTCAACCGCGTCGAGCGCAACGCCTGGACCAAGCAAAAGATCTTTGACGCCGCGACCAAGGTCGTCGGCAAGCACGGCTACGCCGAAGCTTCCGTCGCCCGCATCACCGAAGAGGCCGGCGTCGCGCAAGGCACCTTCTACAATCATTTCGAGAACCGGCAGGAACTGCTCGACCAGCTGCTGCCGAAGATCGGCCTCGACATGGTCGAGTTCATCCGCGCCCGCACCGGCACGGCGGATGCGGCGCGGCAGGAGATCGCGCGCTTCTCCGCCTTCTTCGACTTCATCCGCGAGGTGCCGGAGTTTTTACGTATTCTCAACGAAGCCGAATTCTTCGCGCCCATCGGCTACCAGAAGCACCTCGACAACATCTCGGTCGCCTATGTCCGCATTCTGCGTCGCGCGCGACGCTCGGGCGCCATCGCGGATTACAGCGACGAGGAATTCGAGGCCATCGTCCACATGCTGATGGGCTCGCGCGGCTATCTCAGCCGCCGCTACTCCTATTCGGAAGGCGGCGTCACCGCCGTGCCCGATCACGTCATCTCCGCCTATCGCAAGCTGATGACGCGCGGCCTCTTCAGTGCATCCGGAGATCAGGACACGCCATGA
- a CDS encoding branched-chain amino acid ABC transporter permease, which produces MTELEAGRAETLAPVRSGAALQRYRDVLIAVIAFAVLASLPLFTGSKALLDFVIRCSAYGLFATSLNLLVGYTGLTSFGHGMFFGLGAYSFGLIMQKLGVPIPVAFVATLAITAGIAAVIGAICVRLKEIYFAFVTLAFQMLIHSTILSWASFTGGDQGLRGGIPRPVFLGIDLANHVHLYVASCALLILGLLAMRQIAQSPFGYTLRMIRDNAARASFLGIDVWRAKLTVFVLAALFASMGGMVMALFVSGAYPEFAYWTISGEGIFINMLGGVSTFLGPMVGTVLLLLLNDTVTRFTEYHGIVLGIVILFFALGLRKGLLDFVADWFAHRRDAGEGR; this is translated from the coding sequence ATGACCGAGCTGGAGGCCGGACGCGCCGAGACGCTGGCACCGGTGCGCAGCGGTGCGGCCCTTCAACGCTATCGCGACGTCCTGATTGCGGTGATCGCGTTCGCCGTGCTGGCGAGCCTGCCGCTGTTCACGGGCAGCAAGGCGCTGCTCGATTTCGTCATCCGCTGCTCGGCCTACGGCCTGTTCGCGACCTCGCTCAATTTGCTGGTCGGATACACCGGGCTCACGTCGTTCGGCCACGGCATGTTCTTCGGCCTCGGCGCGTACAGCTTCGGCCTGATCATGCAGAAGCTCGGCGTGCCCATTCCGGTCGCCTTCGTCGCGACGCTGGCGATCACGGCCGGGATCGCGGCCGTCATCGGCGCGATCTGCGTGCGGCTGAAGGAGATCTACTTCGCCTTCGTGACGCTCGCGTTCCAGATGCTCATCCACTCGACCATCCTGTCCTGGGCCTCCTTTACCGGCGGCGACCAGGGCTTGCGCGGCGGCATTCCGCGGCCCGTCTTCCTCGGCATCGATCTTGCCAACCACGTTCATCTCTATGTCGCGAGCTGCGCGTTGTTGATCCTCGGTCTGCTCGCGATGCGGCAGATCGCGCAATCGCCGTTCGGCTACACGCTGCGCATGATCCGCGACAATGCGGCGCGCGCAAGCTTTCTCGGCATTGACGTCTGGCGTGCCAAGCTCACAGTGTTCGTGCTGGCCGCGCTGTTCGCATCGATGGGCGGCATGGTGATGGCACTGTTCGTCTCCGGCGCCTATCCGGAATTCGCCTACTGGACGATCTCGGGCGAGGGCATCTTCATCAACATGCTCGGCGGCGTCTCGACCTTCCTGGGACCGATGGTCGGCACCGTGCTGTTGCTTCTGCTCAACGATACCGTCACGCGGTTCACCGAGTACCACGGCATCGTGCTCGGCATCGTCATCCTGTTCTTCGCGCTGGGCTTGCGCAAAGGCCTGCTGGATTTCGTCGCCGACTGGTTCGCCCACCGACGTGACGCAGGCGAGGGGCGCTAG